The following coding sequences are from one Fimbriimonadaceae bacterium window:
- a CDS encoding prepilin-type N-terminal cleavage/methylation domain-containing protein, whose product MKRNSAFTLIELLVVIAIIAILAAILFPVFAQAKAAAKKAASLSNTKQLILASLMYTNDYDDNFCAEGEPGPGNGWGWQMTWQMATQPYMKNFGIFLDPSDSHKNPPTDGFDSGPNFSYPGNGIFAGRCSPSWGGWDMIGVIQSNRSWTNDYNSPRSATAIPLPSETIIFATRFKMHPTSWMQGGIQGVYSPWAATLLMSDGIDNGVSLPGQKNGPWSPPDGSYNGVIYDGYGGQSPVAFTDGHSKSMKPTATVDIAKGTAAGQAGGCKESGYWKMWDATRYE is encoded by the coding sequence TTGAAACGTAACTCAGCATTCACACTCATCGAGCTACTCGTTGTCATCGCGATCATCGCCATCTTGGCGGCGATCCTCTTCCCGGTCTTCGCGCAGGCGAAGGCCGCCGCGAAGAAGGCCGCGTCACTCAGCAACACAAAGCAGTTGATCCTCGCGTCGTTGATGTACACCAACGACTACGACGACAACTTCTGCGCGGAGGGCGAGCCTGGGCCGGGTAACGGCTGGGGCTGGCAGATGACGTGGCAGATGGCGACGCAGCCGTACATGAAGAACTTCGGTATCTTCCTTGACCCGAGCGACAGCCATAAGAACCCGCCGACCGACGGGTTTGACAGCGGCCCGAACTTCAGCTATCCGGGCAACGGCATCTTTGCCGGCCGGTGCTCCCCGAGCTGGGGCGGCTGGGACATGATCGGCGTCATCCAGTCCAACCGGAGCTGGACGAACGATTACAACTCGCCGCGTAGCGCCACCGCCATCCCGCTGCCTTCGGAGACGATCATCTTCGCCACCCGGTTCAAGATGCACCCGACCTCGTGGATGCAGGGCGGTATCCAGGGCGTCTACAGCCCGTGGGCCGCGACATTGCTCATGTCGGACGGCATCGACAACGGCGTGTCGCTCCCCGGCCAGAAGAACGGCCCGTGGTCGCCTCCGGACGGAAGCTACAACGGCGTCATTTATGACGGCTATGGCGGACAGTCTCCCGTCGCGTTCACTGACGGCCACTCCAAGTCCATGAAGCCGACGGCCACCGTCGACATCGCCAAGGGCACGGCGGCTGGTCAAGCCGGTGGCTGCAAGGAGAGCGGCTACTGGAAGATGTGGGACGCCACGCGGTACGAGTGA
- the lysA gene encoding diaminopimelate decarboxylase yields the protein MPTQTTTEGRLVLSDDQVRSLAGLGTPLYVIDEGHLRRRVRRYLAAFRAAWEDSELTFASKANSTLAVLRIAWQEGLLIDVASEGELRAALRAGVPADRCHMHGNNKKPGEIRFAIEAGINQIVVDNFEEIAFIGGLSGAKPDIIVRLAPGVDPKTHAKISTGQADTKFGFNIADGSGERALVAALEAGLDVKGFHCHVGSQLLDPEAQISGGELLAQFAADMRAKHGYEAQVINVGGGLGVHYVGDARPLPVEEYCAQIVAQISRALAPSGLRPKLVQEPGRSIIGESGVTLYTVGAVKEVPSASKGRRVYVAVDGGLSDNPRPVMYGSKYDVVAVSGDGRGFAAGRPATVSGKHCETDMLFEDVMLPSDIRAGDHIQVLVTGAYNSAMASNYNRYQRPGTALLREDGSAVMVQRPETWDEMFARESVPEDL from the coding sequence ATGCCGACCCAGACGACCACCGAAGGACGACTTGTCCTCTCCGACGACCAAGTGCGGAGCCTCGCCGGTCTGGGGACGCCGCTCTATGTCATCGACGAGGGGCACCTGAGGCGGCGCGTCCGTCGGTACCTCGCGGCGTTCCGGGCGGCTTGGGAAGACAGCGAACTCACCTTTGCCAGCAAGGCCAATTCGACCCTTGCGGTGCTCAGGATCGCCTGGCAAGAAGGTCTCCTCATCGACGTGGCCAGCGAAGGTGAGTTGAGGGCCGCGCTCCGGGCCGGGGTGCCGGCCGACCGTTGCCACATGCATGGCAACAACAAGAAGCCCGGCGAGATTCGCTTTGCCATTGAGGCGGGGATCAACCAGATCGTCGTCGACAACTTCGAAGAGATCGCGTTCATCGGCGGGTTGTCGGGGGCGAAGCCAGACATCATCGTCAGATTGGCCCCGGGCGTCGACCCCAAGACCCACGCGAAGATCAGCACGGGCCAGGCCGACACCAAGTTCGGCTTTAACATCGCCGACGGTTCGGGAGAACGGGCCCTGGTGGCGGCCCTTGAGGCGGGCCTGGACGTCAAGGGCTTCCACTGCCATGTGGGGTCGCAACTCTTGGACCCCGAAGCCCAGATCAGCGGCGGAGAGCTCTTGGCCCAGTTCGCCGCCGACATGAGAGCGAAGCATGGCTACGAGGCGCAGGTCATCAACGTGGGGGGCGGCCTGGGGGTGCACTACGTCGGTGACGCCCGGCCCTTGCCGGTCGAGGAGTATTGCGCCCAGATCGTGGCCCAGATCAGCCGAGCCCTTGCCCCGAGCGGGCTCCGGCCCAAGCTCGTGCAGGAGCCGGGCCGCTCGATCATCGGCGAAAGCGGCGTCACCCTCTACACCGTCGGTGCGGTCAAAGAGGTGCCGAGTGCGAGCAAGGGGCGGCGGGTCTACGTGGCGGTCGACGGCGGCCTCAGCGACAACCCGCGTCCGGTGATGTACGGATCGAAGTACGACGTGGTCGCGGTGAGCGGGGACGGCAGGGGCTTTGCCGCCGGCCGGCCGGCCACGGTGAGCGGTAAGCACTGCGAGACCGACATGCTGTTCGAAGACGTGATGTTGCCGTCGGACATCCGGGCGGGGGACCACATCCAGGTCCTGGTCACGGGAGCGTATAACAGTGCGATGGCGAGCAACTACAACCGCTACCAGCGGCCCGGCACCGCCCTGCTGCGGGAAGACGGGTCGGCGGTGATGGTGCAGCGGCCCGAGACGTGGGACGAGATGTTTGCCCGCGAGTCGGTGCCGGAGGACCTGTGA
- a CDS encoding site-2 protease family protein, with product MSLPLVAQLGAHVPPPPVIAAILLVIFLAIGLHEYCHAKFADLAGDPTPRAMGRVTLNLFKHFDLLGTIMILVTTFSGFGIGWGKPVIMDPRHMKNPKWDHFIAVLAGPMSNLVQAAVYAVLLRLLMPTGMLQGGFLTAFLLYGVILNVTLFVFNLLPIGPLDGMWLLGTFLSDKARISWTRFNLSIGSLLFLVLVLIPVNTTGDSLLFVIMSPFSDFLQRLLLGSGSHA from the coding sequence GTGAGCCTGCCCCTCGTCGCCCAGCTTGGCGCCCACGTGCCGCCACCGCCGGTGATCGCCGCCATCCTGCTCGTCATCTTTCTGGCCATCGGGCTGCACGAGTATTGCCACGCCAAGTTCGCCGACCTGGCCGGCGACCCGACGCCCCGGGCGATGGGGCGCGTGACCCTGAACCTCTTCAAACACTTCGACCTGCTCGGCACGATCATGATCCTGGTGACGACGTTCTCCGGGTTCGGCATCGGGTGGGGCAAGCCGGTCATCATGGACCCCCGGCACATGAAAAACCCCAAGTGGGACCACTTCATCGCCGTGTTGGCCGGGCCGATGAGCAACCTGGTCCAGGCGGCGGTTTACGCGGTGCTCCTCCGCCTACTGATGCCGACCGGCATGCTCCAGGGCGGGTTTCTCACCGCGTTCCTCCTCTACGGCGTCATCCTCAACGTCACCCTGTTTGTCTTTAACCTTCTGCCGATCGGGCCGCTTGACGGCATGTGGTTGCTGGGAACCTTCCTGAGCGACAAGGCGCGCATCAGCTGGACGCGGTTCAACCTGTCGATCGGCTCCCTGCTGTTCCTGGTTCTCGTGCTGATCCCCGTCAACACGACGGGGGACTCGCTCCTCTTCGTCATCATGTCCCCGTTCTCCGACTTCCTCCAACGCCTTCTGTTGGGGTCGGGCTCCCACGCATAA
- a CDS encoding Gfo/Idh/MocA family oxidoreductase: MSDRIKIGIIGCGQIAQHHMRTYKGIPEAEMVAFCDVDTEAVKKANEEFGPGFVTTDFRELLAREDIDAVDVCLHNNLHSPVTVAALNAGKHVYCEKPMAGSYVDAVAMMEASKSTGKKLHIQFVTLHSNEARAAKQLVTDGHLGKVYHARSTGFRRRGRPYVDGYGTPSFVQKAKASGGALYDMGVYHISQVLWLMGNPPVERISGKTYQRIAMDPKRKETSGMDVEEFAVGLVRFAGDMSMDLVEAWAAHLDSFEGSYVLGDKGGVRVSPFGYFTNIGDVPVNCTAELGTARYIWDNVVGDGAMYGEPQAHWIAALLGRCPLMETAEVALQTMLVSDGIYLSQKLGREVTVDEVLAASVSTALPV, translated from the coding sequence ATGAGCGACAGGATCAAGATCGGCATCATCGGCTGCGGGCAGATCGCGCAGCACCACATGCGCACCTACAAGGGTATCCCGGAGGCGGAGATGGTCGCCTTCTGCGACGTCGACACGGAGGCGGTCAAGAAAGCCAACGAGGAGTTCGGCCCCGGTTTTGTGACCACAGACTTCCGCGAGTTGCTGGCGCGGGAAGACATCGACGCGGTGGACGTGTGCCTCCACAACAACCTTCACTCCCCGGTCACGGTGGCGGCGCTGAACGCTGGCAAGCACGTCTATTGCGAGAAGCCGATGGCGGGCTCTTATGTCGACGCCGTGGCGATGATGGAAGCGAGCAAGTCCACGGGCAAGAAACTCCACATCCAGTTCGTGACTCTGCACAGCAACGAGGCGCGCGCGGCCAAGCAACTCGTCACGGACGGCCATTTGGGCAAGGTCTACCACGCCCGGTCGACCGGCTTTCGACGCCGGGGCCGGCCGTATGTGGACGGCTACGGCACGCCAAGCTTTGTCCAGAAGGCGAAGGCGAGCGGCGGCGCCCTCTATGACATGGGGGTCTATCACATCTCTCAGGTCCTGTGGCTGATGGGTAACCCGCCGGTGGAGCGGATCAGTGGGAAGACGTACCAACGCATCGCCATGGACCCGAAGCGGAAGGAGACGTCGGGGATGGACGTGGAGGAGTTCGCCGTCGGCCTGGTACGGTTCGCCGGCGACATGTCCATGGACCTCGTCGAGGCGTGGGCGGCGCACCTGGACTCCTTCGAAGGGTCGTACGTCTTGGGTGACAAGGGCGGCGTGCGGGTGTCGCCGTTCGGCTACTTCACGAACATCGGCGACGTCCCCGTCAACTGCACCGCCGAACTGGGCACGGCGCGCTATATCTGGGACAACGTGGTGGGCGACGGGGCGATGTACGGCGAGCCGCAGGCCCACTGGATCGCCGCCCTGCTGGGGCGGTGCCCCTTGATGGAGACGGCGGAAGTGGCGCTCCAGACGATGCTGGTCTCGGACGGCATCTACTTGTCGCAGAAGCTGGGCCGCGAGGTCACGGTGGACGAGGTGCTGGCGGCTTCGGTGTCGACGGCTCTTCCGGTGTAG
- a CDS encoding family 20 glycosylhydrolase → MLTSLLASVATAQAAVWPVIPRPPEFNAIAGTFDIKSVASITAPGPAGVSGIKLGSQLTTILGHQVKLADLGASDGAGITLALDPGNEDLGEEGYAMVVTPDSLVAAAKTETGLFYAAQTIKQLALLGKPVPCGTLEDKPRFAWRGQMLDVSRHFFTVDEVKHMLDTMAFYKFNVFHWHLVDDGGWRIQIKSHPELTEVGAWRKGDGKWGGPLDFVKPDGKQQVYGGFYTQEQIKDVIAYAKERHITVVPEIELPGHEQAVLDTNPQVRCTPRDAAAQAVFDKRGKQNTLCPGKAATYKFLEDVLTEVIALFPSQYVHIGGDEVEKTWWDNCKDCDALKKKEGLKDSHELQSYIIRHFDKWLDDHGKHLIGWDEILEGGLAPGAAVMSWRGIDGGVAAAKSNHKVVMSPTSHCYFDYPYSSISTEKAYEFDPVPKALTPEQGKLVLGGQANLWTEWITNYDRLMSMVYPRGLAMAEALWSPLEGRSWPEFEKRLEAQYAVLSKLKVKYMVPRPGLAYTAAVFYDKQTLPFGKPPIEGALLRYTSDGTAPTTDSAVAPESLVIDKTQRLRLAYFLPDGTKSDETVLDAVKLEGPRATSLTQTTFQRRMISGKFDACPKESAFANAATSVANSIGLQGAPEDKPYALDFKGWFLADRDGDYTFSLTSDDGSMLWLAGAQVVDNDGPHGAAVQRGRVRLQRGVYPLQVRYFEAGGAHSLSLEVTGPDGKTRKL, encoded by the coding sequence GTGCTGACTAGCCTTCTTGCCAGTGTCGCGACGGCCCAGGCGGCCGTCTGGCCCGTCATCCCCCGACCCCCGGAGTTCAATGCGATCGCCGGCACGTTCGACATCAAGAGTGTCGCTTCGATCACCGCGCCGGGGCCCGCTGGTGTCTCGGGAATCAAGCTCGGATCGCAACTGACCACCATCTTGGGGCACCAGGTCAAGCTGGCCGACCTCGGGGCGAGCGACGGGGCAGGGATCACCCTGGCGCTAGACCCCGGCAACGAAGACCTGGGCGAGGAGGGGTATGCGATGGTCGTGACCCCCGACAGCCTGGTGGCGGCGGCGAAGACGGAGACGGGCCTGTTCTACGCGGCCCAGACGATCAAGCAACTGGCGTTGCTCGGCAAGCCGGTCCCGTGCGGGACGTTGGAAGACAAACCACGGTTCGCTTGGCGGGGTCAGATGCTCGACGTGTCGCGGCACTTTTTCACCGTGGACGAGGTCAAGCACATGCTGGACACGATGGCGTTTTACAAGTTCAACGTGTTCCACTGGCACCTTGTCGACGACGGCGGCTGGCGCATCCAGATCAAGAGCCATCCGGAGCTGACCGAAGTCGGGGCTTGGCGGAAGGGCGACGGCAAGTGGGGCGGTCCGCTTGACTTTGTCAAGCCGGACGGCAAGCAACAGGTGTACGGCGGCTTCTACACCCAGGAGCAGATCAAGGACGTCATCGCCTATGCCAAGGAGCGGCACATCACCGTCGTGCCGGAGATCGAACTACCCGGACATGAGCAAGCCGTCCTGGACACCAACCCCCAGGTCCGTTGCACGCCGCGGGACGCGGCGGCCCAAGCGGTGTTCGACAAGCGCGGGAAGCAGAACACGTTGTGTCCGGGCAAGGCGGCCACGTACAAGTTCCTCGAAGACGTCCTGACCGAGGTCATCGCCCTGTTCCCGTCGCAGTACGTCCACATCGGCGGCGACGAAGTGGAGAAGACCTGGTGGGACAACTGCAAGGACTGCGACGCCCTCAAGAAGAAGGAAGGGCTCAAGGACAGCCACGAGCTCCAGAGCTACATCATCCGCCACTTTGACAAGTGGTTGGACGACCACGGCAAGCACCTGATCGGTTGGGACGAGATCTTGGAGGGTGGGCTGGCACCGGGGGCGGCGGTGATGAGTTGGCGCGGCATCGACGGCGGTGTCGCGGCGGCCAAGTCGAACCATAAGGTCGTCATGTCGCCGACGTCGCATTGCTACTTTGACTACCCTTACTCGTCGATCTCCACCGAGAAGGCGTATGAGTTCGACCCGGTCCCCAAGGCCCTGACGCCCGAACAAGGCAAGCTGGTCTTGGGCGGTCAGGCCAACCTGTGGACGGAATGGATCACCAACTACGACCGTCTGATGTCGATGGTCTACCCGCGGGGTCTGGCGATGGCAGAGGCATTGTGGAGTCCGCTGGAGGGTCGTTCATGGCCCGAGTTTGAGAAGCGGTTGGAGGCGCAATATGCCGTGCTGAGCAAGCTCAAGGTGAAGTACATGGTGCCGAGGCCGGGCCTCGCCTACACCGCCGCGGTCTTCTACGACAAGCAGACCCTGCCCTTCGGCAAGCCCCCGATCGAGGGGGCACTGCTCCGCTACACCAGCGACGGCACGGCTCCGACGACGGACTCGGCGGTGGCGCCGGAGTCACTGGTGATCGACAAGACGCAGCGGTTGCGGTTGGCGTACTTCTTGCCCGACGGCACGAAGAGCGACGAGACGGTGTTGGACGCGGTGAAGCTGGAGGGGCCGAGGGCGACCAGCCTGACCCAGACGACGTTCCAGCGCCGGATGATCTCGGGCAAGTTTGACGCCTGCCCGAAGGAGTCGGCGTTTGCCAACGCGGCCACGTCGGTCGCCAACTCCATCGGTCTGCAGGGGGCGCCCGAAGACAAACCGTACGCCCTTGACTTCAAAGGGTGGTTCCTCGCCGACCGGGACGGAGACTACACGTTCTCCCTGACCAGTGACGACGGCTCGATGTTATGGCTGGCGGGCGCCCAGGTCGTCGACAACGACGGCCCCCACGGAGCGGCGGTCCAGCGGGGCCGGGTGCGCCTCCAGCGTGGCGTCTACCCGCTCCAGGTGCGCTACTTTGAGGCCGGCGGGGCGCATTCCTTGTCGCTCGAAGTCACCGGCCCGGACGGCAAGACGAGAAAGCTCTAG